One genomic region from Pseudoduganella dura encodes:
- a CDS encoding enoyl-CoA hydratase/isomerase family protein produces the protein MTDHVHAKVGNDTGFITLDRPKAMNALSLDMIRAITGTLLDWRDNDDISAVVIRSTTEKALCAGGDIRFFHAAGRATPQGGSAQIEDFFTEEYALNYLVHCFPKPYVAVMDGVVMGGGMGIAQGGPQCGVRVVTDRTRLAMPEVNIGLFPDVGGSYFLSRAPGKLGVYLALTALAIDAPDALYCGLADHYVPASELPQLADLVGSTAGAGLREAVALFGRSLRHEAGPSALQAHRALIDDHFAHRSVDEIVASLRSDDHPVARTALAAMERRSPLMMRVTFEMMRRGATMGIADCLRMERNLVRRTFEHGEVIEGVRALAIDKDNAPRWNPPSLDGVTDDMVARFFEPAWPTWAHPLRHL, from the coding sequence ATGACCGACCACGTCCATGCCAAGGTGGGTAACGACACCGGCTTCATTACCCTCGACCGGCCCAAGGCCATGAACGCGCTGTCGCTCGACATGATTCGGGCGATTACCGGCACCCTGCTGGACTGGCGCGACAATGACGACATTTCCGCCGTGGTCATCCGCAGCACCACCGAGAAGGCGCTGTGCGCGGGCGGCGACATCCGCTTCTTCCACGCGGCCGGTCGCGCCACGCCGCAGGGCGGCAGCGCGCAGATCGAGGATTTCTTCACCGAGGAATATGCGCTGAACTACCTCGTGCACTGCTTTCCGAAACCCTACGTGGCCGTGATGGACGGCGTGGTGATGGGCGGCGGCATGGGCATCGCCCAGGGCGGCCCGCAATGCGGCGTGCGGGTGGTGACGGACCGCACGCGGCTGGCCATGCCGGAGGTGAATATCGGCCTGTTTCCCGATGTGGGCGGCAGCTACTTCCTGTCCCGCGCGCCCGGCAAGCTGGGCGTGTACCTGGCACTGACGGCGCTGGCGATCGACGCGCCCGATGCCCTGTATTGCGGCCTGGCCGACCACTACGTGCCGGCCTCCGAATTGCCGCAGCTGGCCGACCTGGTCGGCTCCACGGCGGGTGCGGGCCTGCGCGAAGCGGTGGCGCTGTTCGGCCGCTCGCTGCGCCATGAAGCGGGCCCGTCCGCGCTGCAGGCGCACCGCGCGCTGATCGACGACCATTTCGCGCACCGCTCGGTGGACGAGATCGTCGCTTCGCTGCGCAGTGACGATCATCCGGTGGCGCGCACCGCGCTGGCCGCGATGGAGCGCCGCTCGCCGCTGATGATGCGCGTGACCTTCGAGATGATGCGGCGCGGTGCCACGATGGGCATTGCCGATTGCCTGCGCATGGAGCGCAACCTGGTGCGCCGCACGTTCGAGCACGGCGAAGTGATCGAAGGCGTGCGCGCGCTGGCGATCGACAAGGACAATGCGCCGCGCTGGAATCCGCCGTCGCTGGACGGTGTGACCGACGACATGGTGGCGCGCTTCTTCGAACCTGCCTGGCCCACGTGGGCCCACCCGTTGCGCCACCTGTGA
- the hpf gene encoding ribosome hibernation-promoting factor, HPF/YfiA family, translating to MNLTISGHHIDVTPAIREYVQSKLERVRRHFDQLIDVSVILSVDNLTEKEKRQKAEINLRMSGKTVFVESVAHDLYAAIDTLIDKLDRQVMKHKDKVQNHNHETIKHLSENESAGESEIPAPAA from the coding sequence ATGAATCTGACCATCAGTGGACACCATATCGACGTAACCCCTGCCATTCGCGAGTATGTGCAGAGCAAGCTGGAACGCGTTAGACGTCATTTCGATCAATTGATCGATGTAAGTGTGATCCTGAGTGTAGATAATCTCACCGAGAAGGAAAAAAGGCAGAAGGCGGAAATCAACCTGCGCATGTCGGGCAAGACCGTGTTCGTGGAAAGTGTCGCGCACGACCTGTATGCGGCGATCGACACGCTGATCGACAAGCTGGACCGCCAGGTCATGAAGCACAAGGATAAAGTGCAGAACCACAATCATGAAACGATCAAGCACCTGAGCGAGAACGAGAGCGCAGGCGAGAGCGAGATTCCCGCGCCGGCTGCATAA
- a CDS encoding RNA polymerase factor sigma-54, translated as MKQSLQLRTSQHLALTPQLQQSIRLLQLSTLELHQELEQLLTDNPLLERLDDPLDRSVRLLGDGAINNAQPNGEAPPEGPPAQDAPAAAEPEPFEGGDGEGLDAGAGDTDWSNAGSGKGPDDDDSRPQLEASHRSLREHLMEQMRVTVLEPRDRGLVELIIDALDDNGYLEEGLEEIHARLPEELEIEADELRTALKLLQSFDPAGIGARNASECLALQIRRMSGVPLVTRRMALCIVEKHLQWFAQRDFNKLKKALDCDDEDLREAQAVIRQCNPHPGAAFAADVSDYVVPDVVVKRGRNGWIVTLNNDVMPRLRVNALYASLLKQGKGETQMNAQLQEAKWLIKNMRQRFDTILRVAQAIVERQKNFFSHGAVAMRPLVLREIADTLGLHESTISRVTTQKYMLTPHGMFELKYFFGSHVATEAGGEASSTAIRALIVQFTGAEDPKNPLSDSKIADMLGEQGMVIARRTVAKYREALKIPPVSLRKSL; from the coding sequence ATGAAACAGTCTCTGCAACTCCGCACCTCCCAGCACCTCGCGCTGACACCGCAGCTGCAGCAGTCGATCCGCCTGCTGCAACTGTCCACGCTGGAGCTGCACCAGGAACTGGAGCAGCTGCTGACCGATAACCCGCTGCTCGAGAGGCTCGACGATCCGCTCGACCGCTCGGTGCGCCTGCTCGGCGATGGCGCCATCAACAATGCGCAGCCCAACGGCGAAGCGCCGCCGGAAGGGCCGCCGGCACAGGATGCGCCGGCGGCGGCCGAACCCGAGCCGTTCGAAGGCGGCGACGGCGAAGGCCTCGATGCCGGCGCCGGCGATACCGACTGGAGCAATGCCGGCAGCGGCAAGGGCCCGGACGACGACGATTCCCGCCCCCAGCTCGAAGCGAGCCACCGCAGCCTGCGCGAGCACCTGATGGAACAGATGCGCGTGACCGTGCTGGAGCCGCGCGACCGTGGGCTGGTCGAGCTGATCATCGATGCGCTCGACGACAACGGCTACCTCGAGGAAGGGCTGGAAGAGATCCATGCCCGCCTGCCCGAGGAACTGGAAATCGAGGCCGACGAGCTGCGCACCGCGCTGAAGCTGCTGCAGAGCTTCGACCCGGCCGGGATCGGCGCGCGCAACGCCTCCGAATGCCTGGCGCTGCAGATCCGGCGCATGTCGGGCGTGCCGCTGGTCACGCGGCGGATGGCGCTGTGCATCGTCGAGAAACACCTGCAGTGGTTCGCGCAGCGCGATTTCAACAAGCTGAAGAAGGCGCTCGACTGCGACGACGAAGACCTGCGCGAAGCGCAGGCCGTGATCCGCCAGTGCAACCCGCATCCGGGCGCCGCGTTCGCGGCCGACGTGTCAGACTACGTGGTACCGGATGTCGTCGTGAAACGGGGACGCAACGGCTGGATCGTCACGCTGAACAACGACGTGATGCCCCGCCTGCGCGTCAACGCGCTGTATGCCAGCCTGCTCAAGCAGGGCAAGGGCGAAACGCAGATGAATGCCCAGCTGCAGGAAGCCAAGTGGCTGATCAAGAACATGCGCCAGCGCTTCGACACGATCCTCCGGGTGGCCCAGGCCATTGTCGAGCGGCAGAAGAACTTTTTCTCGCATGGCGCGGTGGCAATGAGGCCCCTTGTGTTGCGTGAAATTGCTGATACACTGGGCCTGCACGAGAGCACTATCTCTCGGGTAACAACTCAAAAATATATGCTGACCCCGCACGGCATGTTTGAGTTGAAGTATTTTTTTGGCAGCCATGTCGCAACCGAAGCTGGTGGGGAAGCTTCCTCGACTGCGATACGGGCGCTGATCGTGCAATTCACAGGAGCCGAAGACCCGAAGAACCCTTTATCCGACAGTAAGATTGCGGACATGCTGGGTGAACAAGGCATGGTGATTGCGCGACGCACTGTTGCCAAATATCGCGAAGCATTGAAAATTCCCCCAGTCAGCCTCCGCAAGTCCTTGTAG